ttaatataatttatttaattttatattatttttaaaaaattaattaattgatattttgaaaataaatttaataatgtttcatgatttttaaaatacatataattaaaaattaataattttttttaatatgtgtaaaaaattataaaggaaaaaaatgatgagaacagagagagagtgagagagagagggaggggTAGTAATGGTCATTTCCCTCCTTTAAACCAATCATGTAGTATATCTTGAACCGGAACCACCTATTCTGACCAGAAATCGGACCGGACCGGGCCGGTGGTCGCCACTAGGATTAGAGCGGCCGAAGGAACAGACATAACGGGTTTTGCTTTTACAATACTCGGgagcagagagagagataggGGATAAGAAACAAGCACACTGCCTTACCCACACAtatctttctcattattttttctataaGAATGAGTTTCTCTTCTCCCCCCACCAGGTAATTTCTCTTTcttcaattcgattttttttcTAAGTCCGCCGATTTTGATTCTTGTTTAATCTGTTGAAATGTTGCAGTGCTTGCAGTTCCTTATCATGGAGGACCTCTTCCATCTCTTCTCGACACCTAGGGTTTCAGTTTAATCGTTCTGTcgggtttttcatttcttgccCTACTAGAAAATTCTTTAGAAACCCAAGATTCCAAGTCTcgtgttcttcttcttcttcttctggtatgttttcttttcctttttgttcTTGTTTACTGCTCATTCACATTACCCCATTTGTTCAATTTTAATTGGGAAATATGCTTTTTAGCTTCTTTTATACTGAAAAGGGTTGGGACAGTCATGAAGAATTGATAGTAGAGGCAAAATTTTGAGTTAGGAATGAATGCATTGTGTAAACCTGAGTAAAACAGTCATGTTGAAGATgaatattgattaaaataaatagtaatagCTATGTGAGTGTATCAGCAAATGTCTGGATCAACTGTGGGAATACTGCAATAGTGATGCAAGTGGTATTTGCTTGAATTTGATCTAACTTTTTTATTCTTGGTGGAGTTACATGGTATGCTTCTTTCTACATGTATTTGCTAGTATACGTATACTTCTTTCTACATGTATGTACTTGCCAGTATGTTGTGCTGTTTCTAATGAGCGCTTGAGCAACATTTTCTAATTTTCCACATGAGGCTGGTTTGGGATGTCACTTCTAGAAACAGTGTAATTGGAGGTGATTTTTATGAGTATTTCTGTGCTATAGGTTTGATCAGAACACTTTGGACAGAGTTAAATACTGGACCTTCAAGTATTTTAATAACATCTAGGGATGAATCCACATAATGGCCAAGGGACATTGGCcccttaaattttcaaattttcagGGTATAGTGAtagtttttgaaaaattaatattatctaTTACTATTGTTTTTTATGGAACCCAAACGAAGGACAACAATAGTAAAATATAAACTCTCTTGCCAAGAAAAAAATTCCAAACTGTAATTGCCTCTTACGCTTTCTTTTTCtccatcaatttttatttaccgTATTTCTCTTTCAAGAAATTAACAATCCAACTTTTATCATTTGAAATTTAAGTAATTGAAGAAGATCATCAAAAGAAAGTCCAACATAGTTCTCTCATTATTTTGTTAATCAGTTTAAAATTTAGTGATTTTAGCCTAATAATCTAATTCCTATTTTTGAAACCTTTTCCTTCCAGAAATTTCTTCATTCATCAaggtaaaattattttctttcataaTATTACAAGTTAGCATCatgtcaattttttattaatctataattttaattaaatttcattttgataattgttttaaaaatattacatttaagATTTAATTCTAGGCCATCAGTGTATTTTAAATTCAGTGATTCAAAATACTAAACATTCTATGTATTTTTGAATAACAACACTTCCATATAATTCTTAACAAGccaatttattcaaaaaatttaagcattaatttaatgtttttattttatagctATAGAAGATTCTATCTGATGTTGCAGACTTATCatcaacaatcaattataaACTTCTTCATTCTAGCTGTCTACTGTTGCAGACTTATCatcaacaatcaattataaACTTCTTCAATCAATATTTAAGTATTTGATtaacaaataatatattttagttGGGCCTccctaaattaaaattttgagtcACTGACTATATTACGATATATTTTCTATGTGCAATAAAACAAAGTAACGACTCATGATGCAATTACAGTATAGCTTTGATTACGATCTAGTATTCTACCAAGTATAACCTTAAGCTATTTATGTCTTACTATTAGCCAAGTTCTTAAGGATTAGTTAGTTTCTTTTTTATTCATGGCTTGTATACATTGTTTGTATGGCTGCTCTCAAAAGCAACTGGTCTAAGATGACCTGAATTACTCTTGGTAGCTAGAGATGAGGCTACTACTGCTCAGATGTTGTCATCCCTGCCATTGTTGCCCAGGAGCAGTGTTAGGATTAAGAGCTTTACTGAAATGGACAATAAATCAAATTTTTGTTATTGAACCTTAATTTAATTTGGGACATATAATATGTCATGTGTTTCCTTGAAGATTCTAAGTATTCTACCCTTATTTTATTTATCCATTATATCTTGCTCTTCGTTTACTTTTCCTTTGCCTCATTATGTTCAGATCCACTTTTGGTTAAGGCTGCAAGAGGAGAACCTGTAAATAGGCCTCCAGCATGGATGATGCGTCAGGCGGGAAGGTATATGGCTGTTTACAGGAAGCTTGCAGAGAAATACCCATCCTTCAGACAGAGGTCAGAGACAACAGATCTCATTGTGGAAATTTCTTTGCAGCCCTGGGAAGCTTTTCATCCTGATGGTGTTATTATTTTCTCTGACATACTTACACCTTTACCAGCATTTGGTGTCCCATTCGACATAGAAGAAGTAAGGGGGCCTGTCATTCAGACTCCAATTCGTTCTGAAGAAGGATTAAAGGCTCTACATTCTATTGAATTAGAGAAACTCCATTTTGTGGGGGAATCACTTAGAATATTGCGGCATGAGGTTATTATTCGCTTTCAAATAGACAGTAGGAAAAGTATGTGTTATTTTATCTTATTGTGGAATGAAGACCAAACCTCCAAATTATGCTTTTATGTTTGATGTAGGTTGATGGGCAGGCTGCAGTTTTGGGTTTTGTTGGAGCACCTTGGACAATTGCTACATATATAGTCGAAGGTGGTACAACTCGCACATACACTACCATAAAAAGTATGTGCCATACAGCTCCGCATGTACTGAGGGCTCTTCTCTCTCATTTGACACAGACATTAGCCGACTACATTGTTTTCCAAGTGGAGTCTGGGGCTCATTGCATTCAAATATTTGATTCCTGGGGTGGACAGCTACCACCTAGCATGTGGGACTGTTGGTCAAAGCCTTATATTGAAGAAGTGAGTTCGATCTGGTTCTTATATGTTGTATAAACTCTTTTACATTCTAGGTATCATGACTTAAGGATCATGGAGATTTCTCCATTTAATAGTTCAacaaattattttgtcttgttACAGGATAATTTGTAGATGACACCATGCAGAGTATTGCAAATAGCAAATAAAGAATTTAGGCTTCACAATTAACTTCCATAGAATTTAGGCTTCACTCCGTAGGCATCACATGTAGGGTATAATCTCATCACACAATTTGAGAGGCAAAATTTCAAGATTTTTTATTGGCTTATAAGTAGACATCACGAATATAGGTATGTTGTCGTAAAATTAAtcctaaaaattatagaaattagacCTCATAACGGGTCCTACATCTCTTAAAGATTTAGACCCCGTGGAAGAACTAAAAGAAATAATATCATCCTAAACCAACAACGAATCAaaataagatttaaatattaaagagaAAAGACTCTTGAAGACATCTAGACAGGTTTTCCAGTAAAGCTGGAAATCACAAAATTACCCCCGAGTCTTAGAAGGGGTAAATTATTTGAATGACCAATGAGTATGACATGGTATCCTTTTAAGTTTTGAATTTCTTtggttatttgggtcagt
The genomic region above belongs to Manihot esculenta cultivar AM560-2 chromosome 3, M.esculenta_v8, whole genome shotgun sequence and contains:
- the LOC110611944 gene encoding uroporphyrinogen decarboxylase 1, chloroplastic isoform X2; this translates as MSFSSPPTSACSSLSWRTSSISSRHLGFQFNRSVGFFISCPTRKFFRNPRFQVSCSSSSSSDPLLVKAARGEPVNRPPAWMMRQAGRYMAVYRKLAEKYPSFRQRSETTDLIVEISLQPWEAFHPDGVIIFSDILTPLPAFGVPFDIEEVRGPVIQTPIRSEEGLKALHSIELEKLHFVGESLRILRHEVDGQAAVLGFVGAPWTIATYIVEGGTTRTYTTIKSMCHTAPHVLRALLSHLTQTLADYIVFQVESGAHCIQIFDSWGGQLPPSMWDCWSKPYIEEIVRIVKSKCPETPLVLYINGNGGLLERMKGTGVDVIGLDWTVDMADGRNRLGSGISVQGNVDPAYLFSPLPALTDEIQRVVRCAGSRGHILNLGHGVLVGTPEEAVAHFFDVARSMKFDTAGLDHVAEQELVV
- the LOC110611944 gene encoding uroporphyrinogen decarboxylase 1, chloroplastic isoform X1; translation: MSFSSPPTSACSSLSWRTSSISSRHLGFQFNRSVGFFISCPTRKFFRNPRFQVSCSSSSSSCSDPLLVKAARGEPVNRPPAWMMRQAGRYMAVYRKLAEKYPSFRQRSETTDLIVEISLQPWEAFHPDGVIIFSDILTPLPAFGVPFDIEEVRGPVIQTPIRSEEGLKALHSIELEKLHFVGESLRILRHEVDGQAAVLGFVGAPWTIATYIVEGGTTRTYTTIKSMCHTAPHVLRALLSHLTQTLADYIVFQVESGAHCIQIFDSWGGQLPPSMWDCWSKPYIEEIVRIVKSKCPETPLVLYINGNGGLLERMKGTGVDVIGLDWTVDMADGRNRLGSGISVQGNVDPAYLFSPLPALTDEIQRVVRCAGSRGHILNLGHGVLVGTPEEAVAHFFDVARSMKFDTAGLDHVAEQELVV